One window from the genome of Pseudomonas fluorescens encodes:
- the flhF gene encoding flagellar biosynthesis protein FlhF: MQVKRFFAADMRQAMKLVRDELGAEAAIIGNRRIAGGVELTAALDYKLSALAPRVPNMELEDELRKTQSRIASAQAELSLRSSEGEGAAGTNRQLFAGQPLTAGLPLTAAEPLIEQAQAEPRRPEPAPAAPARGLDPRALDSMRFELNSLRELMEVQLGSLAWNQLQGSRPAQANLWRRLQRIGLSGPLSRDLLALINGIEEPRQAWRMLLAHLARMIATPEVEPLEEGGVIAMVGPAGMGKTTTLAKLAARYVLKYGAQSIALVSMDSFRIGAQEQLKTLGRILNVSVTHVDPGQSLAQALEPLLRKRVVLIDTAGLQASDPALRMQLESLAGRGIKSKNYLVLATTSQKQVLTAAYHSYKRCGLAGCILTKLDETASLGEVLSLAIGHELPVAYLTDGPRIPDDLHLPRRHQLVSRAVSVQMQEEPSEEAMADMFADIYHSPTKQVG; encoded by the coding sequence ATGCAAGTGAAGCGTTTTTTCGCCGCCGACATGCGTCAGGCCATGAAACTGGTTCGTGACGAGCTGGGCGCTGAAGCAGCCATCATTGGCAACCGTCGTATCGCCGGCGGTGTCGAGCTGACGGCGGCCCTGGATTACAAACTGTCTGCGCTGGCCCCGCGGGTTCCGAACATGGAACTCGAAGACGAGCTGCGCAAGACCCAGTCGCGCATCGCCAGCGCGCAGGCCGAACTGAGCCTGCGCAGCAGCGAAGGCGAGGGTGCCGCGGGCACCAATCGTCAATTGTTCGCCGGTCAGCCGCTGACCGCCGGCCTGCCGTTGACCGCTGCCGAGCCGCTGATCGAGCAGGCCCAGGCCGAACCGCGTCGTCCGGAGCCGGCACCCGCCGCGCCTGCCCGCGGGCTCGACCCGCGTGCCCTGGACTCGATGCGCTTCGAGCTCAACAGCCTGCGCGAGCTGATGGAAGTCCAGCTCGGCTCCCTGGCCTGGAACCAACTGCAAGGCAGCCGTCCGGCCCAGGCCAACCTGTGGCGTCGCCTGCAACGCATCGGCTTGTCCGGCCCGTTGTCCCGGGACCTGCTGGCGCTGATCAATGGTATCGAAGAGCCTCGCCAGGCCTGGCGCATGTTGCTGGCGCACCTGGCGCGAATGATCGCCACGCCGGAAGTCGAGCCGCTGGAGGAGGGCGGGGTGATTGCCATGGTCGGTCCTGCCGGCATGGGCAAGACCACCACCCTGGCCAAGCTCGCCGCCCGCTATGTACTCAAGTACGGCGCCCAGAGCATCGCCCTGGTGAGCATGGACAGTTTCCGCATCGGTGCCCAGGAACAACTCAAGACCCTGGGCCGGATCCTCAATGTGTCGGTGACCCATGTGGATCCGGGCCAATCCCTGGCCCAGGCGCTGGAACCGCTGCTGCGCAAGCGCGTCGTACTGATCGATACCGCCGGCCTGCAAGCCAGCGATCCGGCCCTGCGCATGCAGCTCGAAAGCCTGGCCGGACGCGGTATCAAGTCAAAAAATTATCTCGTGTTGGCAACCACCAGCCAGAAACAGGTTCTAACCGCCGCATACCACAGCTACAAGCGCTGCGGACTGGCTGGCTGCATCCTGACTAAGCTGGACGAAACGGCAAGCCTGGGCGAGGTGTTGAGCCTGGCGATCGGTCATGAACTGCCGGTGGCCTACCTGACCGATGGGCCGCGGATCCCGGATGATTTGCATCTGCCGCGCCGTCATCAACTGGTCAGCCGTGCCGTGAGTGTGCAAATGCAGGAAGAACCCAGCGAAGAAGCCATGGCTGACATGTTCGCTGACATCTACCACAGCCCGACCAAGCAGGTCGGCTGA
- the flhA gene encoding flagellar biosynthesis protein FlhA: protein MDRSQLFSTARSNVVDLSRGNLGVPLLLLVMLAMMMLPVPPFLLDVFFTFNIALSIVVLLVCVYALRPLDFAVFPTILLVATLLRLALNVASTRVVMLHGQDGHAAAGKVIQAFGEVVIGGNYVVGIVVFAILMIINFVVVTKGAGRISEVSARFTLDAMPGKQMAIDADLNAGLIDQSQAKLRRLEVAQEAEFYGSMDGASKFVRGDAIAGLLILFINLIGGMAVGIFQHNMSFGDAGRVYALLTIGDGLVAQLPSLLLSTAAAIMVTRASGSEDMGKQIGRQMFASPKALAVAAGLMAVMGLVPGMPHISFLTMAAAAAGGAYLFWKKQNVQKVQALQEVKRQQELLPSPARAMETKELGWDDVTPIDMIGLEVGYRLIPLVDRNQGGQLLARIKGVRKKLSQDLGFLMPTVHIRDNLDLAPSAYRLTLMGVILAEAEIYPDRELAINPGQVYGSLNGITAKDPAFGLEAVWIEISQRAQAQSLGYTVVDASTVVATHLNQILYKHSSELIGHEEVQQLLQVLAKGSPKLAEELVPGVVSLSQLLKVLQALLAEQVPVRDIRSIAEAIANNASKSQDTAALVAAVRVGVSRAIVQSIVGTESELPVITLEPRLEQILLNSLQKAGQGSEEGVLLEPSMAEKLQRSLIEAAQRQEMQGQPVILLVAGPIRAMLSRFGRLAVPGLHVLAYQEIPDNKQVTIVATVGPNG, encoded by the coding sequence GTGGATCGCTCACAGTTATTCAGCACTGCGCGCAGCAATGTCGTAGACCTCAGCCGGGGTAATCTGGGCGTGCCGCTGTTGCTGCTGGTCATGCTTGCCATGATGATGCTGCCGGTGCCGCCGTTCCTGCTGGACGTGTTCTTCACGTTCAACATCGCCCTGTCGATCGTCGTGCTGCTGGTATGCGTCTACGCCCTGCGGCCACTGGATTTTGCCGTCTTCCCGACCATCCTGCTGGTGGCCACGCTGCTGCGCCTGGCGCTGAACGTGGCGTCCACCCGCGTGGTGATGCTCCACGGCCAGGACGGGCACGCCGCCGCCGGTAAGGTGATCCAGGCCTTCGGTGAGGTGGTGATCGGCGGTAACTACGTGGTCGGTATCGTGGTCTTCGCCATCTTGATGATCATCAACTTCGTCGTGGTGACCAAGGGTGCCGGGCGGATTTCCGAGGTGAGCGCGCGTTTCACCCTCGATGCGATGCCCGGCAAGCAGATGGCGATCGACGCCGACCTCAACGCCGGTCTCATCGACCAGAGCCAGGCCAAGCTGCGTCGCCTGGAAGTGGCCCAGGAAGCCGAGTTCTACGGTTCCATGGACGGTGCCAGCAAATTCGTGCGCGGTGACGCCATCGCCGGCCTGCTGATTCTGTTCATCAACCTGATCGGCGGCATGGCTGTCGGCATCTTCCAGCACAACATGTCGTTTGGCGACGCCGGCAGGGTCTACGCCTTGCTGACCATTGGTGACGGTTTGGTGGCGCAATTGCCATCACTGTTGTTATCCACAGCGGCCGCGATCATGGTGACCCGTGCTTCGGGCTCCGAAGACATGGGCAAGCAGATCGGTCGGCAGATGTTCGCCTCGCCCAAGGCCCTGGCCGTTGCCGCCGGCCTGATGGCCGTGATGGGCCTGGTGCCGGGGATGCCGCACATTTCCTTCCTGACCATGGCCGCCGCCGCCGCGGGTGGTGCCTACCTGTTCTGGAAGAAGCAGAACGTGCAGAAAGTCCAGGCCCTGCAAGAGGTCAAGCGTCAGCAGGAGTTGCTGCCGTCGCCGGCCCGCGCCATGGAAACCAAGGAGCTGGGCTGGGATGACGTGACCCCGATCGACATGATCGGCCTGGAAGTCGGCTATCGCCTGATTCCCTTGGTCGACCGTAACCAGGGTGGGCAGTTGCTGGCGCGGATCAAGGGCGTGCGCAAGAAGCTCTCCCAGGACCTTGGCTTCCTGATGCCCACCGTACACATTCGCGACAACCTCGACCTGGCGCCGAGCGCCTATCGCCTGACCTTGATGGGGGTGATCCTGGCCGAAGCCGAGATCTACCCCGACCGGGAATTGGCGATCAACCCTGGCCAGGTCTATGGCAGCCTCAACGGCATCACCGCCAAGGATCCGGCTTTCGGCCTGGAAGCGGTGTGGATCGAAATCAGCCAGCGGGCCCAGGCCCAGTCCCTCGGTTATACCGTGGTGGACGCCAGTACCGTGGTGGCGACCCACTTGAACCAGATCCTGTACAAGCACTCCAGCGAGCTGATCGGCCACGAAGAAGTCCAGCAACTCCTGCAAGTGCTGGCCAAAGGCTCGCCGAAGCTGGCTGAAGAGCTGGTGCCGGGCGTGGTTTCGCTGTCGCAGTTGCTCAAGGTGCTGCAGGCGCTGCTGGCCGAACAAGTGCCCGTGCGCGACATACGCAGTATCGCCGAGGCCATCGCCAACAACGCCTCCAAGAGTCAAGATACCGCCGCCTTGGTGGCTGCGGTTCGGGTCGGTGTGTCCCGCGCAATCGTCCAAAGCATTGTAGGCACTGAGTCTGAGCTGCCTGTGATCACCTTGGAGCCAAGGTTGGAACAGATATTGCTCAATAGTCTGCAGAAGGCAGGACAAGGCTCGGAAGAGGGTGTTCTGCTGGAGCCAAGCATGGCCGAGAAGCTGCAGCGTTCGCTGATCGAAGCAGCCCAGCGGCAGGAGATGCAAGGCCAACCGGTGATCCTGCTGGTGGCCGGTCCGATTCGCGCGATGCTCTCGCGATTCGGTCGCCTCGCGGTCCCGGGGCTGCATGTGCTGGCGTACCAGGAAATACCGGACAACAAGCAAGTGACCATCGTTGCGACAGTAGGGCCCAACGGCTGA
- the flhB gene encoding flagellar biosynthesis protein FlhB, whose protein sequence is MAESESGQDKTEDPTEKRLRESREKGETARSKELNTLAIMLAGAGGLLIYGGGLALDLLEIMRLNFSLPREVLLSPGAMSQHLLHSGKIAILAVQPVLICLLLAALIGPISLGGWLFAAGSLAPKFSRMNPAAGLKRMFSTTALMELLKAFGKFLLVLFVALTVLQADIDDLLRIAHEPLEQAIIHSVQLVGWSTLWMACGLILIAAIDVPIQLYQSKQKLMMTKQEVRDEHKDAEGKPEVKQRIRQLQREVSQRRMMAAIPDADVVITNPTHYAVALKYDPEKGNAPVLLAKGSDFLALKIREIAVANEVMLLESPALARSIYYSTELDQEIPGGLYLAVAQVLAYVYQIRQHRAGKGKRPEPLKDLPIPPDLRRDS, encoded by the coding sequence ATGGCCGAGAGCGAGAGTGGTCAGGACAAGACAGAAGACCCCACGGAAAAGCGCCTGCGCGAGTCCCGGGAAAAGGGCGAGACCGCCCGTTCCAAGGAGCTCAACACGCTGGCGATCATGCTGGCCGGGGCGGGTGGGTTGCTGATTTATGGCGGCGGGTTGGCCCTGGACCTGCTGGAAATCATGCGCCTGAATTTCTCCCTGCCCCGCGAGGTGCTGCTGTCTCCGGGGGCCATGTCCCAGCATCTGCTGCACTCGGGCAAGATCGCGATCCTGGCGGTGCAGCCGGTCTTGATCTGCTTGCTGCTGGCTGCTCTCATCGGCCCGATTTCCCTGGGCGGCTGGTTGTTCGCTGCCGGCAGCCTGGCTCCCAAGTTCAGCCGGATGAACCCGGCCGCCGGTCTCAAGCGCATGTTTTCCACCACGGCGCTGATGGAGTTGCTCAAGGCGTTTGGGAAATTCCTGCTGGTGCTGTTCGTGGCGCTGACGGTGTTGCAGGCCGACATCGATGATCTGCTGCGCATTGCCCACGAACCGCTGGAGCAGGCGATTATCCACAGCGTGCAGTTGGTGGGCTGGAGTACGTTGTGGATGGCTTGCGGCCTGATCCTGATCGCGGCCATCGACGTGCCGATCCAGCTGTATCAGAGCAAGCAGAAGCTGATGATGACCAAGCAGGAAGTGCGCGACGAGCACAAGGACGCGGAGGGCAAGCCGGAGGTCAAGCAGCGTATCCGTCAATTGCAGCGCGAGGTCTCCCAGCGGCGGATGATGGCGGCCATCCCCGATGCCGATGTGGTCATCACCAACCCGACTCACTACGCCGTCGCCCTCAAGTACGACCCTGAAAAAGGCAACGCGCCCGTGTTGCTGGCCAAGGGCAGTGACTTCCTGGCGCTGAAGATCCGTGAGATCGCCGTGGCCAATGAGGTGATGCTGCTCGAGTCCCCGGCACTGGCGCGATCGATTTACTACTCCACCGAACTCGACCAGGAAATCCCTGGAGGCCTGTACCTGGCCGTGGCCCAGGTATTGGCCTATGTCTACCAGATCCGCCAGCACCGCGCGGGCAAGGGCAAGCGCCCCGAACCGCTCAAGGACCTGCCGATCCCGCCGGATTTGCGCCGCGATTCCTGA
- the fliR gene encoding flagellar biosynthetic protein FliR, producing MSMLALTDTQISSWVASFILPLFRVTAVLMSMPVFGTTLVPRRVRLYFALAITVVIAPGLPPMPPVNALDLSALMLVAEQILIGALMGFSLQLFFQAFVVAGQIISIQMGMAFASMVDPTNGVTTAVIGQFLTMLVTLLFLAMNGHLVVFEVLTESFTTMPVGSAFLVNHFWEIAGKLGWVLGAAMVLVLPAITALLVVNIAFGVMTRAAPQLNIFSIGFPLTLVLGMVIFWVSLGDILNQYQPLATQALQLLRDMAQAR from the coding sequence ATGTCGATGCTCGCGCTGACGGACACCCAGATCAGTTCCTGGGTGGCATCGTTCATCCTGCCCTTGTTTCGTGTCACCGCGGTGCTGATGAGCATGCCGGTCTTCGGCACGACCCTGGTGCCCCGGCGTGTGCGCTTGTATTTCGCCCTGGCGATCACAGTGGTCATCGCGCCCGGGCTACCCCCGATGCCGCCGGTCAATGCCCTGGACCTCAGCGCGCTGATGCTGGTGGCCGAGCAAATTCTCATCGGTGCCTTGATGGGGTTCTCGCTGCAGCTGTTCTTTCAGGCTTTCGTGGTGGCCGGGCAAATCATTTCGATCCAGATGGGCATGGCCTTCGCGTCCATGGTCGACCCCACCAATGGCGTGACGACGGCGGTGATCGGTCAGTTCCTGACGATGCTGGTGACCCTGTTGTTCCTCGCCATGAATGGGCATCTGGTGGTGTTCGAGGTGTTGACCGAGAGCTTTACCACCATGCCGGTGGGCAGTGCGTTCCTGGTCAATCACTTCTGGGAAATCGCCGGCAAGCTCGGCTGGGTCCTGGGTGCGGCGATGGTGCTGGTATTGCCGGCGATCACCGCGTTGCTGGTGGTCAACATCGCGTTTGGCGTGATGACCCGCGCGGCGCCGCAATTGAATATTTTCTCCATTGGCTTCCCGCTCACCCTCGTGCTGGGCATGGTGATTTTCTGGGTCAGCCTGGGGGATATCCTCAATCAGTATCAGCCGCTGGCCACCCAGGCCTTGCAGCTTTTACGCGACATGGCACAGGCACGCTGA
- the fliQ gene encoding flagellar biosynthesis protein FliQ codes for MTPEVAVDLFREALWLTTMMVAILVIPSLLVGLLVAMFQAATQINEQTLSFLPRLLVMLVTLIVAGPWMVQTFMEYILQLYGSIPQLIG; via the coding sequence ATGACGCCTGAAGTAGCGGTAGACCTGTTCCGTGAAGCGCTCTGGCTGACGACCATGATGGTTGCCATCCTGGTGATCCCCAGCCTGCTGGTGGGGTTGCTGGTGGCGATGTTCCAGGCCGCAACCCAGATCAACGAACAGACCTTGAGCTTCCTGCCGCGCCTGCTGGTGATGCTGGTGACGTTGATCGTCGCCGGCCCCTGGATGGTACAAACCTTCATGGAATACATCCTGCAGCTGTACGGCAGTATTCCGCAGTTGATCGGCTGA
- the fliP gene encoding flagellar type III secretion system pore protein FliP (The bacterial flagellar biogenesis protein FliP forms a type III secretion system (T3SS)-type pore required for flagellar assembly.), whose translation MPLRILLALALMLAAPLAFAADPLSIPAITLGTNAEGAQEYSVSLQILLIMTALSFIPAFVMLMTSFTRIIIVFSILRQALGLQQTPSNQILTGMALFLTMFIMAPVFDRVNQDALQPYLAEKITAQDAVAKAQVPIKDFMLAQTRSSDLELFMRLSKRTDIPSADQAPLTILVPAFVTSELKTAFQIGFMIFIPFLIIDLVVASVLMAMGMMMLSPLIISLPFKIMLFVLVDGWALIIGTLAGSFGGV comes from the coding sequence ATGCCGTTGCGCATTCTGTTGGCATTGGCCCTGATGCTGGCCGCACCGTTGGCGTTCGCCGCCGACCCGCTGTCGATCCCGGCGATCACCCTGGGGACCAACGCCGAAGGGGCCCAGGAATACTCGGTCAGCCTGCAGATCCTGCTGATCATGACCGCGCTGAGTTTCATTCCGGCGTTCGTCATGCTGATGACCAGTTTCACCCGGATCATCATTGTCTTTTCGATCCTGCGCCAGGCCCTGGGCCTGCAGCAGACCCCCTCGAACCAGATCCTCACCGGCATGGCGCTGTTCCTGACCATGTTCATCATGGCGCCCGTGTTCGATCGGGTGAACCAGGATGCGCTGCAACCCTACCTGGCAGAAAAAATCACTGCCCAGGATGCCGTGGCCAAGGCTCAGGTGCCGATCAAGGATTTCATGCTGGCCCAGACCCGCAGCAGTGACCTGGAGCTGTTCATGCGCCTGTCCAAGCGCACCGACATCCCCAGTGCCGACCAGGCGCCACTGACCATCCTGGTGCCAGCGTTCGTGACGTCCGAGCTGAAAACCGCGTTCCAGATCGGTTTCATGATTTTCATCCCGTTCCTGATCATCGACCTGGTGGTCGCCAGCGTGCTGATGGCCATGGGTATGATGATGCTGTCGCCGCTGATCATTTCCCTGCCGTTCAAGATCATGCTGTTTGTGCTGGTGGACGGCTGGGCGTTGATCATCGGTACGCTGGCGGGCAGTTTCGGCGGTGTTTAG
- the fliO gene encoding flagellar biosynthetic protein FliO has translation MKGFFAAASMLPLSVLAAEPVATAAVAPAAGSGVAGQLAQLVLGLLLVLGLIFFLAWLLRRVQQAGPTGKGQVIDIVGSRALGPRDRLVLVQVGNEQILLGLSPGTITALHVLKEPVQVPSTEPASPEFAQRLMELLGKDQKDKK, from the coding sequence GTGAAAGGTTTCTTCGCCGCAGCGTCGATGCTGCCATTGAGCGTGCTGGCGGCCGAACCGGTTGCCACGGCGGCCGTTGCGCCGGCGGCAGGCAGCGGGGTCGCCGGGCAACTGGCGCAACTGGTGCTCGGTTTGCTGTTGGTGCTGGGCTTGATCTTCTTTCTCGCCTGGTTGTTGCGCCGCGTGCAACAGGCGGGACCGACCGGCAAGGGCCAGGTCATCGACATCGTCGGTTCGCGCGCGCTCGGGCCGCGCGACCGGCTGGTGCTGGTGCAGGTCGGCAACGAGCAGATCCTGCTGGGCCTGAGCCCGGGCACCATCACCGCCTTGCACGTCCTCAAGGAGCCGGTGCAGGTACCCTCCACTGAGCCGGCCAGCCCCGAATTTGCCCAGCGCCTCATGGAGCTGCTGGGGAAAGACCAGAAGGATAAAAAGTAA
- the fliN gene encoding flagellar motor switch protein FliN, whose product MADDMNTQDDQALADEWAAALEETGDAGQADIDALLAADSGNQGSSRLTMEEFGSVPKSNEPVTLDGPNLDVILDIPVSISMEVGSTDINIRNLLQLNQGSVIELDRLAGEPLDVLVNGTLIAHGEVVVVNEKFGIRLTDVISPSERIKKLR is encoded by the coding sequence ATGGCTGACGATATGAATACCCAGGATGACCAGGCGCTGGCCGACGAATGGGCTGCGGCCCTAGAAGAAACCGGCGACGCCGGGCAGGCTGATATCGATGCCTTGCTGGCCGCCGATAGCGGCAATCAGGGGTCCAGCCGCCTGACGATGGAAGAGTTCGGCAGCGTGCCCAAGAGCAACGAGCCAGTCACGCTGGATGGGCCGAACCTGGATGTGATCCTCGACATCCCGGTATCCATCTCCATGGAAGTGGGCAGCACCGATATCAACATTCGCAACCTGCTGCAGCTCAACCAGGGCTCGGTGATCGAGCTGGACCGCCTGGCCGGCGAGCCGCTCGACGTGCTGGTCAACGGCACCTTGATCGCCCATGGCGAAGTGGTGGTGGTCAACGAGAAGTTCGGCATTCGCCTGACGGACGTGATCAGCCCGAGCGAACGCATCAAGAAGCTGCGCTGA
- the fliM gene encoding flagellar motor switch protein FliM, translating to MAVQDLLSQDEIDALLHGVDDGLVQTENAAEPGSVKSYDLTSQDRIVRGRMPTLEMINERFARYTRISMFNMLRRSADVAVGGVQVMKFGEYVHSLYVPTSLNLVKIKPLRGTALFILDAKLVFKLVDNFFGGDGRHAKIEGREFTPTELRVVRMVLEQAFIDLKEAWQAIMEVNFEYINSEVNPAMANIVGPSEAIVVSTFHIELDGGGGDLHVTMPYSMIEPVREMLDAGFQSDLDDQDERWINALRQDVLDVDVPIGATVARRQLRLRDILHMQPGDIIPVEMPEDMIMRANGVPAFKVKMGSHKGNLALQVIEPIERR from the coding sequence ATGGCCGTGCAGGACCTGCTGTCCCAGGACGAAATCGACGCGCTGTTGCATGGTGTCGACGATGGTCTGGTACAGACCGAAAACGCTGCTGAACCGGGCAGCGTCAAAAGCTACGACCTGACCAGCCAGGATCGCATCGTTCGCGGACGCATGCCGACCCTGGAAATGATCAACGAGCGTTTCGCCCGGTACACTCGCATCAGCATGTTCAACATGCTGCGCCGCTCGGCCGACGTGGCTGTCGGCGGCGTGCAGGTGATGAAGTTCGGCGAGTACGTGCATTCGTTGTACGTGCCCACCAGCCTCAACCTGGTGAAGATCAAGCCGTTGCGCGGCACCGCGTTGTTCATCCTCGACGCCAAGCTGGTGTTCAAGCTGGTGGACAACTTCTTTGGTGGTGACGGTCGTCACGCCAAGATCGAAGGGCGTGAATTCACCCCGACCGAGCTGCGGGTGGTGCGCATGGTGCTGGAACAGGCCTTCATCGATTTGAAGGAGGCCTGGCAGGCGATCATGGAAGTGAACTTCGAGTACATCAACTCGGAAGTGAACCCGGCCATGGCCAACATCGTTGGGCCGAGCGAAGCCATCGTGGTCTCGACCTTCCACATCGAACTCGATGGCGGTGGCGGCGACCTGCACGTGACCATGCCGTATTCGATGATCGAGCCGGTGCGCGAAATGCTCGACGCCGGTTTCCAGTCGGACCTCGACGACCAGGACGAACGCTGGATCAACGCCTTGCGCCAGGACGTGCTCGATGTCGATGTACCGATCGGCGCGACGGTCGCCCGGCGCCAACTGCGTCTGCGGGACATCCTGCACATGCAGCCGGGGGACATCATCCCCGTCGAGATGCCGGAAGATATGATCATGCGCGCCAATGGCGTGCCGGCCTTCAAGGTCAAGATGGGCTCTCACAAAGGCAACCTGGCGTTGCAGGTGATCGAGCCGATCGAACGCCGCTGA
- the fliL gene encoding flagellar basal body-associated protein FliL, which translates to MAKSEAAAVKDPATKGKLKLIIMIVVGLLLAIGVSVGATWYFMHSAQSKPAVAVEAAPVGKQPAIFEPMAPAFVANYTVNGRQRYMQVSITLQGRNQADLEALRVHMPLIRNNLVMLFSGQSFDTLATPVGQEMLRQKATASVQEVAQKELGKVVIEQLLFTNFVLQ; encoded by the coding sequence ATGGCGAAGAGTGAAGCAGCAGCTGTAAAAGACCCTGCAACCAAAGGCAAACTCAAGCTGATCATCATGATCGTGGTGGGTTTGCTCCTGGCGATCGGCGTGTCCGTGGGGGCGACCTGGTATTTCATGCACAGCGCTCAAAGCAAGCCGGCAGTGGCGGTCGAGGCTGCGCCGGTGGGCAAGCAGCCGGCGATTTTCGAACCGATGGCGCCCGCCTTCGTGGCCAACTACACCGTGAACGGTCGTCAACGCTACATGCAGGTCAGCATTACTCTGCAGGGTCGCAACCAGGCTGACCTGGAAGCGCTGCGGGTACACATGCCACTGATCCGCAATAACCTGGTGATGCTCTTTTCCGGACAGAGTTTCGACACCTTGGCCACGCCCGTCGGCCAGGAAATGCTGCGCCAGAAAGCCACGGCCAGCGTGCAGGAAGTGGCTCAGAAAGAGCTCGGCAAAGTGGTGATCGAACAGTTGCTCTTCACTAACTTCGTATTGCAGTAG
- a CDS encoding flagellar hook-length control protein FliK, with protein sequence MPVTPNSLLQASVQAKPKVAVNSPAAAPDLGDRASSFAQVFAKQAPAKAAAAPEPVVKSARDKAADNTVKKDTGNESPAAPEPTVAVSGKPLPADKPASTDDKAASDTSADSAETPVADAAPVDPSLDPGVLPDMTVPVATAPAEPAPVAVTAEAPVATAVAAPVVPLAAAAQPAAPVVDPAFDPEADPLDALPALRLAMEQGGHVSATSQAQPKSAAPVSLDGEPTSAQTFAAGMASMLSVQADQNSTESGSQGGDKAFGGLISEGLKDLGAASSDTRVDDFANRLAALTQAATPKTANAVPVNQPIAMNQSGWTEEVVNRVMYLSSVNLKAADIQLQPAELGRLDIRVNMVPDQQTQVTFMSAHSGVREALEGQLHRLRDSFSQQGMGQVDVSVSDQSRGSQNQEQQAQQQARAGRTTTSGGRVDSAEEAGPAGIAEVAASTTSVIGTSAVDYYA encoded by the coding sequence ATGCCCGTTACCCCCAATTCACTGCTTCAGGCCTCTGTCCAGGCCAAGCCCAAGGTCGCCGTCAATTCGCCGGCAGCGGCCCCGGACCTCGGGGATAGAGCCTCCAGCTTCGCTCAAGTCTTCGCCAAGCAGGCGCCTGCCAAAGCGGCGGCGGCCCCGGAGCCTGTGGTGAAATCGGCGCGCGACAAGGCCGCCGATAACACCGTCAAAAAAGACACCGGCAACGAAAGCCCTGCCGCCCCGGAACCGACGGTTGCCGTTAGCGGCAAACCCTTGCCCGCGGACAAACCAGCCAGCACCGACGACAAGGCCGCCAGCGATACCAGCGCCGACTCGGCTGAAACGCCCGTGGCGGATGCGGCGCCGGTCGATCCGAGCCTTGATCCTGGTGTGCTGCCGGACATGACGGTGCCGGTCGCGACAGCTCCGGCGGAACCTGCCCCCGTGGCGGTCACGGCTGAGGCCCCGGTCGCCACGGCAGTCGCGGCGCCCGTTGTCCCTTTGGCCGCCGCGGCCCAGCCAGCAGCCCCGGTCGTCGATCCAGCCTTCGACCCGGAAGCCGACCCTCTCGACGCATTGCCCGCCTTGCGCTTGGCGATGGAGCAGGGTGGTCATGTTTCCGCCACCAGCCAGGCGCAGCCCAAGAGCGCTGCCCCGGTGTCGCTCGACGGTGAGCCAACGTCAGCGCAGACCTTTGCCGCCGGTATGGCCAGCATGCTCAGCGTGCAAGCCGATCAAAACAGTACCGAATCCGGTAGCCAGGGGGGCGACAAGGCTTTCGGCGGCTTGATCAGCGAAGGCCTCAAGGACCTGGGCGCCGCGTCCAGCGACACCCGCGTGGATGATTTCGCCAACCGCCTGGCCGCACTGACCCAGGCCGCTACACCCAAAACCGCCAACGCAGTGCCAGTCAACCAACCTATCGCGATGAATCAGAGCGGTTGGACCGAAGAGGTGGTCAACCGGGTGATGTACCTGTCCAGTGTCAATCTCAAGGCGGCCGACATCCAATTGCAGCCTGCGGAGCTCGGACGCCTGGATATCCGGGTGAACATGGTTCCGGACCAGCAGACCCAGGTCACGTTCATGAGCGCCCACTCCGGCGTTCGTGAAGCCCTCGAAGGCCAGTTGCATCGCCTGCGGGACAGTTTTAGCCAGCAGGGCATGGGCCAGGTCGACGTCAGCGTGTCGGATCAATCCCGGGGTTCGCAGAACCAGGAGCAGCAAGCCCAGCAGCAGGCCCGGGCCGGACGTACGACGACATCTGGCGGGCGGGTGGATTCAGCAGAGGAAGCAGGCCCGGCCGGCATCGCTGAAGTGGCCGCCAGCACGACCAGCGTCATTGGCACCAGCGCGGTGGACTACTACGCCTGA